In Bombus huntii isolate Logan2020A unplaced genomic scaffold, iyBomHunt1.1 ctg00000100.1, whole genome shotgun sequence, a genomic segment contains:
- the LOC126876847 gene encoding omega-amidase NIT2-like, which yields MPEIEGDKLYNTCTIWGPDGTLIAKHRKVHLFDIDIPNKITFRESDSLSPGNSLTTFDVKGCKIGIGICYDIRFEEMARIYRNKGCQMLIYPAAFNMATGPLHWSLLQRSRANDNQLYVACISPARVPSASYVAWGHTQLTNPWGKILYDLETQENMAVTDIKKKKKKKKKNMRHTI from the exons atgcctgaaatagagggcgataaattgtacaatacctgtactatttggggtcccgatggaactttgatagcaaaacaccgaaag gtacatctattcgacatcgacattcctaataagattacttttcgagagagtgattcactcagtcctggtaactccctaacgacgttcgacgtgaagggctgcaaaataggtattggcatttgctatgatattagattcgaggaaatggcacgcatttatcgtaacaaag gttgccaaatgctgatatatccagcggcattcaatatggccactggaccactgcactggtccttacttcagcgttccagagcgaatgataatcaattatacgttgcctgcatatcaccggctcgtgttccttcagcaagttacgtcgcatgggggcatacacagttgaccaatccctggggaaagattctttacgatttggaaactcaagagaatatggcagtcaccgatatcaaaaaaaaaaaaaaaaaaaaaaaaaaaaatatgaggcatactatataa
- the LOC126876846 gene encoding omega-amidase NIT2-like, giving the protein MPEIEGDKLYNTCTIWGPDGTLIAKHRKVHLFDIDIPNKITFRESDSLSPGNSLTTFDVKGCKIGIGICYDIRFEEMARIYRNKGCQMLIYPAAFNMATGPLHWSLLQRSRANDNQLYVACISPARVPSASYVAWGHTQLTNPWGKILYDLETQENMAVTDIKKKKEKKKKNMRHTI; this is encoded by the exons atgcctgaaatagagggcgataaattgtacaatacctgtactatttggggtcccgatggaactttgatagcaaaacaccgaaag gtacatctattcgacatcgacattcctaataagattacttttcgagagagtgattcactcagtcctggtaactccctaacgacgttcgacgtgaagggctgcaaaataggtattggcatttgctatgatattagattcgaggaaatggcacgcatttatcgtaacaaag gttgccaaatgctgatatatccagcggcattcaatatggccactggaccactgcactggtccttacttcagcgttccagagcgaatgataatcaattatacgttgcctgcatatcaccggctcgtgttccttcagcaagttacgtcgcatgggggcatacacagttgaccaatccctggggaaagattctttacgatttggaaactcaagagaatatggcagtcaccgatatcaaaaaaaaaaaagaaaaaaaaaaaaaaaatatgaggcatactatataa